One Candidatus Omnitrophota bacterium genomic window carries:
- the gpmA gene encoding 2,3-diphosphoglycerate-dependent phosphoglycerate mutase codes for MNKINLVLLRHGESLWNRENRFTGWTDVDLSENGIAEAGEAGKTLKKEGFIFDAAFTSVLKRAIRTLWITLDTMDLMWIPVTRSWRLNEKHYGTLQGLNKSETAQKYGEDQVLLWRRAYDIQPPALEKNDPRHPANDPRYKDIGKDNMPSTECLRDTVERFLPYWHNEIAPVIKSGKRVLISAHGNSLRALVKYLDHIPDSEIVKLNIPTGIPLVYELDGNLKPIRNYYLGDTEKIKKAMDAVASQGKAKK; via the coding sequence ATGAATAAAATTAATTTGGTATTATTAAGGCACGGCGAAAGCCTCTGGAACAGGGAAAACCGCTTCACGGGATGGACTGACGTTGACCTTTCCGAAAATGGTATTGCTGAAGCCGGCGAAGCCGGAAAAACGCTTAAAAAAGAGGGCTTCATTTTTGACGCGGCGTTTACTTCCGTATTAAAACGCGCTATAAGAACACTGTGGATTACGCTTGATACAATGGACCTTATGTGGATACCTGTAACGCGTTCATGGCGTCTAAACGAAAAACATTACGGTACTTTGCAGGGTTTGAATAAGTCGGAGACAGCTCAAAAATACGGTGAAGACCAGGTCCTCCTATGGCGGCGCGCTTATGATATACAGCCGCCTGCCCTTGAAAAAAATGATCCGCGGCATCCGGCCAATGATCCGCGTTATAAGGACATAGGAAAAGATAATATGCCATCCACCGAATGTCTGAGAGATACCGTTGAGCGCTTTTTACCGTATTGGCACAATGAAATAGCCCCTGTTATAAAAAGCGGGAAAAGAGTATTGATATCGGCTCACGGAAACAGCCTGCGAGCCCTTGTAAAATACCTTGATCATATTCCTGATTCTGAAATAGTAAAACTAAATATACCTACAGGCATACCGCTCGTCTACGAGCTTGACGGCAATCTAAAGCCTATTAGAAACTACTATCTTGGAGATACTGAAAAGATCAAAAAGGCTATGGATGCCGTAGCAAGCCAGGGGAAAGCGAAGAAATAA
- the thiF gene encoding sulfur carrier protein ThiS adenylyltransferase ThiF gives MVELTNLLKSGLGKDYIIKADSVKVAIAGCGGLGSNCAFNLVRSGITRLKLIDFDFVEQSNLNRQFFFYSQIGMPKPDALAQNLMAINPELKLDIVKEKIRDGNIKDMFSDCQVVVEALDGAREKAMIAEALLGEGKFIVSASGVAGFGNTDRIKVHRIKKNFILVGDLETGSDKMPVLSPAVNIAAAKQADIVIEYIMKQ, from the coding sequence ATGGTTGAATTGACAAATTTATTAAAATCGGGATTGGGTAAAGATTATATCATCAAGGCGGATTCTGTTAAGGTCGCTATAGCCGGCTGCGGCGGCCTGGGCAGCAATTGCGCTTTTAACCTGGTAAGGTCGGGCATAACGAGGCTTAAGCTGATTGATTTTGATTTTGTTGAACAATCCAATCTAAACAGGCAGTTCTTTTTTTACTCGCAGATAGGAATGCCAAAGCCCGATGCCCTGGCACAGAACCTTATGGCCATAAATCCCGAGCTCAAACTTGATATCGTGAAAGAAAAAATAAGGGATGGGAACATCAAGGATATGTTCAGTGATTGCCAGGTAGTCGTTGAGGCTTTAGATGGCGCGCGTGAAAAAGCCATGATAGCAGAGGCCTTATTGGGCGAGGGCAAGTTTATAGTTTCGGCGTCGGGTGTGGCGGGTTTTGGAAATACGGACAGGATCAAAGTCCATCGTATAAAAAAGAATTTTATCCTGGTAGGAGACCTTGAGACAGGTTCTGACAAAATGCCGGTTTTATCACCCGCGGTTAATATAGCCGCGGCCAAGCAGGCCGATATTGTTATAGAATATATTATGAAACAATGA
- the thiH gene encoding 2-iminoacetate synthase ThiH — protein MSFIEAIKKYESENIMGLLTSVDDRDIDFVLNKNILTACDFLKLLSPSAFCRIEDMAVKARDITLHNFGRAIQLYTPLYVSDFCDNDCIYCGYNAGIKSRRRKLTIKEVKHAACHISNTGLRHILLLTGDSKKMSPVSYISDCVEVLKEYFSSVAVEVYPLSEDEYAGIIKSGADSLTVYQETYDRKIYSLVHRRGDKTDYAFRLEAPERALRQNIRAVNIGALLGLNDFRVDGFFAGLHAHYLQANFPAAEISVSVPRIRQTGARFVPEFNVTDADIAQLVVALRIFLPRVGITLSTRESAEFRDNMLALGITRISAQSATSVSAWLCEGPPSEALEQFSTSDKRTVSDIKDFLKRKGYQPVFKDWMDI, from the coding sequence ATGAGTTTTATAGAGGCAATAAAAAAGTATGAATCCGAAAATATAATGGGTTTGTTGACATCTGTTGACGACAGGGATATTGACTTTGTATTAAACAAGAATATCCTTACTGCTTGTGATTTTTTAAAATTACTTTCGCCAAGTGCCTTCTGCCGCATTGAAGATATGGCAGTTAAGGCGCGCGATATTACCCTGCATAATTTTGGCAGGGCCATACAGCTTTATACTCCATTGTATGTCTCGGATTTTTGTGATAATGATTGTATTTACTGCGGATATAATGCCGGCATCAAAAGCCGCAGGAGGAAACTTACCATCAAAGAGGTTAAACACGCGGCCTGCCATATCTCAAATACCGGGCTAAGGCATATACTGCTTTTGACGGGTGATTCAAAAAAAATGAGCCCGGTATCCTATATAAGCGATTGTGTAGAGGTATTGAAAGAATATTTCAGCTCCGTGGCCGTGGAGGTCTATCCTTTATCTGAAGATGAATACGCCGGGATAATTAAATCCGGCGCCGATTCTCTTACCGTTTATCAGGAGACATATGACAGGAAGATATATTCCCTCGTCCACAGGCGCGGCGATAAAACAGATTATGCCTTCAGGCTTGAAGCGCCTGAAAGGGCGTTGCGGCAGAATATCAGGGCGGTTAATATAGGCGCGCTATTAGGGCTCAATGATTTTCGCGTTGACGGATTTTTCGCCGGCCTTCACGCTCATTATCTACAAGCTAATTTCCCTGCCGCGGAAATAAGCGTGTCCGTGCCGCGTATAAGACAGACAGGCGCGCGATTTGTTCCGGAATTTAATGTGACAGACGCTGACATCGCGCAACTGGTCGTGGCATTAAGGATATTCCTCCCGCGGGTCGGGATAACATTATCAACAAGAGAGAGCGCGGAGTTTAGGGATAATATGCTCGCCCTCGGCATTACGCGGATATCCGCTCAATCAGCCACATCCGTTTCAGCTTGGCTTTGCGAGGGCCCGCCATCCGAGGCCCTTGAACAATTTAGCACCTCTGATAAAAGGACTGTAAGCGACATCAAAGATTTTCTTAAAAGAAAGGGTTATCAACCCGTGTTTAAGGACTGGATGGATATCTGA